From the genome of Takifugu rubripes chromosome 10, fTakRub1.2, whole genome shotgun sequence:
ACAAAATCCATCAATTCCCATGAAGAAATGGCAACAGTGAGTGTTTATCGATGTAATGTATTACAGTacagcttttttaaaatccttatTTTCAAAGAACGTGTCTTACTTGTTTTTTGCCTTTTGCGTTGTACATAATTCTGCTTGAATGGTCCTGCAGAGCAAACaaagctgctttattttttacataatTCACACTTAAACCCGCTGTTGAAGAACAGTTTCTGTCATCTTAGTCATTTCAACAGCCCGCCCCTCTGAataataaagatgttttttttaaatcctccaggctgtttttgtcaaaatttttccccttttttgaaAATAGAATGGTGGAATAACAGTTGGAAAGTTAAATATCCTGATTATCTGCGCCACCCTCGTCCCTTGTTGGTTGTTTTGAGACAAGAATTCCTCTTTATTTGGCTTTTTATTTGCAGCTTTTTTATTCGTTGGCTCTGTGTGACAGAATGGTTCACTAGGGGTGGCaaacctggaaaacaaagacaaacattagaaaaaggtgaaaatataTCATTTAGACTTTATAGCAAAGGCGAAGGACGCTCACAGAGTAGACCCAGTCGACGAAGGAAGACACTCTGGTGAAGACGGTGGGCTTTCGCACTTGGTTGCAACTTCCGGAGGGAGCGTAGCTGGCAATACCGTGGACCCTCCAGGCTCCGTCCACAAAACAGTTCAGGGGACCTCCAGAGTCGCCCTggaggaccagcagcagcaacacaataGAGCAGACGGTCCAGTGTGAAGACTGCACAGATGCTTGCCTTTATTGTTCCATGAGCACAAAAGCTTACCAAGTAAATGACCACTTGAAATATTTTAACGTCCTCCCAAAGGTCCACAGTACACCTTTCAGTAAACACTGCCTTTATAGTGTTGAGCTTTCTACGTGATATTTGCAGTTTGCCTTCAAATTCTGTGCCCAAAGACAAGATTTTGGCTTTTGGGACCCTTAAGAATCTGTGTTCTGTCTCAAAAGAATGATTCATTCCATATTTTTAGATGTTCCTCTGATCTGATAGGCGCAATTCCTTATGTAGTGTAAACATGCAGCGCTTTCTTTGATATGTGTGCAACTATTAATAAGTTTACTGTGAAATTAGAACCATATCTTCACTTTTAATCAAGTGTCTGTAGCTTAAACACTTCTGCATGCATGCCTCCTCTGGACAGTAAACACCAGTGCTGTCTGGTACCTGGCATCCAGCCACGACTCCATCCCCTCCAGCACACACCATTGTCTCCAGAGCGATGCTTCCCCACCACTCAGGCTGGGAACAGATGGAATGTTCCACCACAGGTAGAGGAGCCACTTGCAGGATTGAAGGTGTGGTGCCCCAATCTGTGGAAAAGAGTCAGAGAAGATGGATAACTATTATCTAGACTACACAGAGGGCCCAATATTGTATTTAGTCTCACAGTCCATGCGGCCCCAGCCAGTGATGTAACAGGTGAAGCCATGAGGCAACGTCTGATGGGCATAAGGAAGTCTTGCAAAAGACGTGTAGCCATTGTCATAGATAGGTTCAGCTAGCTTCAAAATAGCAATATCGTTTCTAGATGAAAAAGAGGACAATGTTTAACAACTCACACTGAGGATTTGTTTTTAAGAAGGGATGTAATTTTCTGTCACTTTACCCATTCCCAAGGTCACCGGTCCACCCAGGGTGGACAATGATCCTTTCTACAGGAAGAAACTGCTCGctcccttcctcctcatccaggtTATACTCGCCCGCCACCACTTGGTACTGTCGAGGGTCTGAGCTGATGAGGATgggagagacacaaacacactgcgtTTACATCGCAGGAATGCACTCAGGTGTGGTACAAGTGGGCGGAGTTAAGGCTCATAGGTGATCTGACCTGAGGATGCAGTGAGCAGCAGTCATGATGTGGTAAGAGTTAAAGATAGAGCCTCCACAGATGTGGCCGAAGAACCCCTCACCATAAGAATCCAGCTGAAGAGAGATCTGAAAGGGTGGAAATAGACCCACAGGAGGTCAGAGTTTCTCGTTTCTGGAAAAAGAATCAATAATTTGAGCGACTGATTATTACCTGCCATTTCCAGGTTTGGGGCGCTGCATTCTGGCCTCCAACCACCCTACCATTGTCCACCTCATGAATAGGAGGCGGTTTAGCACAAATCAGCCCTGTGGGGAACACAAGAACATGAGAACACAGCAGCCCTGGAAAGGTCATGTTTTTCCAGACTTACCAATGCAGGACAGGAAAGCCACAAGCCAAATCATGTTGAAGTACTGTGGAACCCTGACAGTGGTTGGTATTTATACTGGTTTGAAACTGGAAGACCTTCATGAAGTGTTGGACAACAGATAACCTGCCAAAGCTTCAATCTTTTAGATAAAtgaggatttcctgctttcctggacatataaataaaatgcattgaaccaattgttttctctttaaaaatgcAATCTCTAAATTGGAAATATCTGAAAATCTATCATTGtgctattatttattttaaaaaaaaacagtttgttaTCAGGTGGGAAAAGAGCAGATGATTTCACATGGTTGAGAAATGTTCGATAGCTTAAATTACTCATTGACAAGGTTTCACAATGTGTCTACAGAATAGAACTATACTAACCTACAAGGGAGGAAAATGATGGACATTGTTAGAAAATCTGTATTTATAATCTGATATTATCATTGGATGCTATTGCCAAGCTTgtgcatatacatatataacaAATGGTATTAATATTAATGCTACAAAGAAGGGTTTCAAACGTTTTATCCCCAAACATGCCCCTCTTTGTTCCCAGGCAACCTCGGAGAACGCTTTCAAGGAAAGCTAATCAAACACCGCTCGCTAGCTACCATACGAGACGCTCGATTTTTCTGTCATCATCACTTCTTAGTTTTGTCTGATCGTCTGAGTGCTTGCTGTGTCTCGCAGCTGTTGGTACCAGCAGTTAGAAGTAGCTGTATAGTTTTACGATCTCTCTGTCCTATTGACTTTTATGGTCTGGAGCTTCTCTGCGGCTTTATTTCCCGTATAGACAACAGTAAACGACTGAGTGTCCGATCATGCTTGAATTGTGTCTGTACACTTAGTTGGTAGCAGTCGTCTGGCACAATTGTTACTGTTCTTCTTAtgtctgttgtgttctgctacTATTGTTGGATATCTCTGGACCACTTGtgcactttttttaaatgcttgtaTAGATTTGCAAGTACACCACATAAGATATTAACCACTATATTGTTACACCCAAGAAGTGGCTTTTTTTGCCTATTAGAAATTAAATTGATTGGTGTTTGGTTTGAATCTTTTAGTCAGTGCATTGCATGTCCACTGCGGTCCCACTTTGGGAGGTCAAAGGATCAACACTGTCTCAATACAGGTTCCATCTCAAAATATATAAGATCCGACAGGAGAGAATTCCAGGGAAGGCAGCACAGCTCATTTGAGGAGTCAGGAAGTATTGCTTTTCAATGAAAATATACAGGgtaaaaagacacaaaagttGTGAtgcaatattgttttatttcataGGCTCTTTGTGATATATCCTCCAGTCGCTGGTAACCTAGGAAACATACAGAGAAACATTTAAATGCACAGCTAAAATTGGGATGGATCAGACTTGTATCATGTAAAAAGAGGCTTACTTAATTTCTTCAAGACCTGGTAACCTAGGAAACGCACAGTAAATAGAAAATGTTTGAATTACATGGCTGAAATTGTGATGTTCAATGTTAAAAACTGTATTATGTCAAATGACGCTCACAGAGTAAATCCAGTCGAGGAAGGAAGACACTCTGGTGAAGACGGTTGGCTTCCTATACTGGTTGCACATGCCAGCCGGGCCGTAGCTGACAACGCCGTGGACTCTCCAAGCCCCGTCGGTGAAACAGTTCAGAggacctccagagtctcccTAAAGGGTAAGAAATATATGGAAACacccaagaagaacatccagatGTTAGGTTTATTGtctttaattataataatattgTATTTCTAATCCCTTTCAACCAAATGAAAACATAATTATATTGTAAATAATAGTACCTGGCATCCAGACAGGACTCCGTCCCCTCCTGCACAGACCATCGTTTTCAGAGCGATGACGCCCCACCACTCGGGCTGGGAGCAGACAGAATGTTCCACCACAGGAAGAAGAGCCTCTTGCAGGACTGGAGGTGAGGTGCCCCACACTGTGGAAAACCATCAGCAAAAATGAGTTATTTATGTCCAAATATGGGGTTCCAAATTTGCAAGTGTGTCCTCACTGTCAATGTATCCCCAGCCAGTGATGTGACAGTCAAAATTATGAGGCAACGTTTGATCTGGAGCAGGAAGTTCTGCGATCCCTACATAGCCGTTGTCATAGATGGGTTGACTCAGTTTCATTAATGCAATGTCATTCCTGCAGCACATATGTTGCAAAGTTTAAATCATGCCTACAAAAGCCAAAGTTCTACCATTTTGCAGTCATTATACCCGTTGCCAAGTTCGTGAGTCCACCCGGGATGGACAATAATCCTCTCCACAGAACTGAACTGCTCACTGCCTTCATCCTCGTTCATGTTGTACTCACCTGACACCACTCGGTATTCCCTGGGGTTTGAACTGAGGGGGACGGAAGAGACCAATTGAAGGCATCAAACCCAAGTGGATCAGGTTGATTACAGACTGGTGGCCTTAAAGAGCGGCGAGAGGACCAACCTGATGATGCAGTGAGCTGCAGTCATGATGTAGAAGGGATCGATGATGCTTCCTCCACAGATGTGGGAGAAATAACCATCCTCATAAGAGCCCAGCTGAAGAGAAATCTGAGGGGAGAAATGACCCAATAGATGGTGATTAGACTTGATGTTATTTCAAATGGGACAGATGTTTTCAGCTGAGCGCGAAAAGCACAGATGCTTACCTGCCATTTCCATTTGTTGGGTTCAGCATTTTGGCCTCCAACCACCCTCCCATTGTCCCCGTTATAGGGGGGGGATGGTTTAGCACCAATCAGCCCTTCATGAAGACATAAATATACAGACAgcatttaaaacagaaacaatgGCACTAAAAAAAGAAGGATTTGTAGTTGTTAGACTTACCGATGCAGGACAGGAAAGCCACAAGCCAAATCATGTTGGGGCACTGCTGTAGACCAGTGACAGTGTCCCTGTATTTATACTGGTGAGAAGACCTTCAGGTGTTTGGCAACAAGTCACCTGACAAATGCCtctgttttatttgtcatttctcCTCAAATGAATCTAGTTTACAATACAGCGTGAggaaaaacacataaacaagTATTAGATTCCTTTCCAATGTCAAAAGCATCATTATAATTACCATAAAATgggatttaaaatatttatccaCTTAATAAACCATAGCTTGTGTTTCTTATCGGAGTGGGAATAGAACAGATGTGCTCACATGTTAGATTAAATGTTTTTCTCATCATGTTCACATAGATAAATACGATacctgaagaaaaaaaggttccACTCCACTTATGTTGAAGGGTTAGACCCTTCAAAGCGAATATTCTTGGTCTTTATTGTATTTAAAACCAGTATTTTCATAATGTTATCAGTATAATTAAAATTTTGTACAAAGATAATGTCTTTTCATTGTATGTTAAACAGTAATGACGCAACAGTATTActactattaataataacaCTCTGACAAAAGGCAGCTTCACTTCTACCACAATACTTTTCTATTAAACATTTATAAGGATTTCACAAATTGGGTTAAATTCTTTACAGTTGCTAAGCAACCTCATAGAGCCTTTACAACGATAGCTAATCAAATACCACCGGGTGACAGAATCACGGATGTTACGCAGGTACTTGATATTTCTGGTAACATAATTTATTAGCTTTCTTTTGTCAGGCCCAAGCATCTGATGGCACAAGCTGAAGAGGGTTGCCAACACCCTTAAAACTTATTGTGTTTACAATGTAATAAAGACCTGGATAAAATGTTATTCTGAAACCCATAAAGTGCTCCCTGTGACCATCTTTTCACAGTAGAAGTCAGATTAAGTATGGATTTGGTTTGAGGGACTCAGTAAAGGAATTTTATATCCACTCTGGTTGCATTTTTGGGGTTAAAGTATTTCAGTTTTGTCACAGTCCCTGTTTTCACTTGGGTATTTTAAAGTTGCCTCACAATATACGAGAGGATCATAACCTTTCTCAGCCTACTCAATGGTACAATTGCCAGAAAAAGTCCGCAAAGCTCATTGGAGGTGTCAAGAAATGTGTACTTATAATGAAAGCATACAGTGTAAAAACACGCAAAAGCTGTGAtgcaatttcattttatttaagtGGCTCCATGTGACAGTGTGGACAACATGTTTCTTCAAGATCTGGTAACCTAGGAAATTTACAGTAAAAAAGATTTGAAATACACAGCTAAAATTGAGACCAATGTTCATAACTGTATTATGCCGAAGGAGGCTCACTGAGTAGCTCCGGTCTAAGAAGGAAGACACTCTGGTGAAGACTGGTTGGTTTCTTATACTGGTTGCACATCCCAGCCGGACCGTAGCTGACAACGCTGTAGACTCTCCAAGCCCTGTCGGTAAAACAGCTCAGGGGACCTCCAGAGTCACCCTAGAGGGGTCAAAATAAGGTATGTCACATTCAAAGTTTCAatttaacagaaaagaaaatactgtAATTAAAAGTACCTGACATCCAGCTACGACTACATCGCCTCCTGCGCAGACCATATTTTTCTGAGCCATACTTCCCCACCACTCAGGCTGGGAGGAGATGGGATGTTCCACCACAGATACAGGGGCCACTTGGAGGATGTGAGCTGTGTTGCCCCACACTGTGGAAAAGCATCAGTGAAAATAATAGGGCAGCAGGAGTCTTTTTGTCCAAAAATGTACAACTGTTTTCTCACTGTCAGTCACCCCCCAGCCGGTGATGTAACAGGTGAAGCCATGAGGCAACATCTGATCATCAGCAGGAAGTTCTGCAAAAGCAACGTAGCCAGTTTCCTGGGTAGGTTGACTCAGTTTCATGATAgcaatgttgttgttgttttgttttggttttttttttttgggggggggggggggggggcatagcTTAGTTTTTTTTTCTAGGTTTAAATTaaggctatataaataaatcttGTAAATCTTCTGTCATACCCATTGCCAATGTCACCATTCCACCCTGGATGGATAATAATCCTTTCAACAGAGGACTGCTCATTCTCTTAATTTGAATCAATGTCGTTCTGACCTGCCACCACTTTGTAATCATGGAGGTTTGAGCTGATGGGGAGAGCAAAGACAAAACATACTGTGCTTAGATTGAATAATGAAATTAATGTAGCAAACCCAAGTGGATTGGGTAGTTGACATGCTGGTAGTGTTAAAGAGCAGTGAGCGGACCGACCTGATGATGCAGCTAGCTGACCACATGATGTGGAAGGCATCAATGAGACCTCCTCCACAAACTGGGCTGAACAAATTCCAGTCATAAGAGCCCATCATAACAGAAATCTGACCAGGTGATAAAACAATGACCCAATAGATGGTGATAAGACTTGATGTTATTTCAAATGGGACAGATGTTCTCAGCTGAATGTGAAAAGCACAGATGCTTACCTGCCATTTCCATTTGTTGGGTTCAGCATTTTGGCCACCAACCACCGTCCCATTGTCCCCATTATAGGTGGGGGATGATTTAGCAACAATCAGACCTTCATGAAGACATAAATATACAGACAGCATTTAAAGCAGAAACAATGGCACTAAAAAAGAAGGATTTGTAGGTGTTATAGTTACCGATGCAGGACAGGAAAGCCACAAGCCAAATCATGTTGACAGTACCTTGGAACACTGACAGTGTCTCTGTGTTTATACTGGCAAGAAACTCAAAGACCTTCATAAAGTCTTGGACAACAAATCACCTGACAAGAGCCTCCATTTTATTTGTAATAGTGGATAAAACACTTGGAACAAAAATTAGATTCCTTTCCAATGTTAAGGGAATTATTGTAATTCTCTTAAAGTctaatgtaattttttttttaaaaatccattcaATAAACTATAGTTTCCAGTTGTTATTTGGGTGGGAATTGAACAGGTGTGTTAgattaaatgttttcttttattccccCTTCATTTTCCTGTAGATAAATGTGATAACGGGTTGACAACTGTCAACAGAAGAAAATTTCCACTTAAAGTCGACAGATTAGAATGAGAAAGGAGAGTTTTAGATCATACCAGTATTTGTATTTAGTTCTCTAAGACGTGAAAGACATGGGTTTGACATAGAATTTAAAATAGCAACGTGTTTATAACTGTGTATTAAAACGTGCAAAGATAAGGTTTTTCAATGTGTGTAACAGTGGATCTAGATCAGCCTATACATGATAATAATTACAatataaattattattgtttgtgttcttgtttGCAAGTAGAATGGAAAGGAAGCTTCATATCTACTACAATATCTTTCTATCTATGTATATTAATTAGTTGCTTCCATTTGCAGAAAACCGCATGTAGCCGTACAAGGATGGCTAATCGAATACCGATGGCTGATGCTGTCACGGATGTGTTCCGCAGTTAACTCGATTTTTCTGGTATCATTATTTATTAGCTTAGTCTGGTTCAGCCCAAGCGCCCGCTGTCAACCCGTTCAGATGGCGCAAGCTAGCTAAAATACCTGTATATTTTTAAGTAATGACTTAGTATACGACTATACTTCAGTGACATTCAGTTAGTAATAGGTATTTCAAACCATGGGCCTGTCGCAGAGCTCGTTTTTGTTGGACGGTGGAACTAATTGGGGATATCACGTACATGGGGTAAGGTGTCGCATAATATT
Proteins encoded in this window:
- the LOC101069212 gene encoding elastase-1-like isoform X1 — its product is MIWLVAFLSCIGLICAKPPPIHEVDNGRVVGGQNAAPQTWKWQISLQLDSYGEGFFGHICGGSIFNSYHIMTAAHCILSSDPRQYQVVAGEYNLDEEEGSEQFLPVERIIVHPGWTGDLGNGNDIAILKLAEPIYDNGYTSFARLPYAHQTLPHGFTCYITGWGRMDYWGTTPSILQVAPLPVVEHSICSQPEWWGSIALETMVCAGGDGVVAGCQSSHWTVCSIVLLLLVLQGDSGGPLNCFVDGAWRVHGIASYAPSGSCNQVRKPTVFTRVSSFVDWVYSVCHP
- the LOC101069212 gene encoding elastase-1-like isoform X2: MIWLVAFLSCIGLICAKPPPIHEVDNGRVVGGQNAAPQTWKWQISLQLDSYGEGFFGHICGGSIFNSYHIMTAAHCILSSDPRQYQVVAGEYNLDEEEGSEQFLPVERIIVHPGWTGDLGNGNDIAILKLAEPIYDNGYTSFARLPYAHQTLPHGFTCYITGWGRMDYWGTTPSILQVAPLPVVEHSICSQPEWWGSIALETMVCAGGDGVVAGCQGDSGGPLNCFVDGAWRVHGIASYAPSGSCNQVRKPTVFTRVSSFVDWVYSVCHP
- the LOC101064638 gene encoding elastase-1-like, which codes for MIWLVAFLSCIGLIGAKPSPPYNGDNGRVVGGQNAEPNKWKWQISLQLGSYEDGYFSHICGGSIIDPFYIMTAAHCIISSNPREYRVVSGEYNMNEDEGSEQFSSVERIIVHPGWTHELGNGNDIALMKLSQPIYDNGYVGIAELPAPDQTLPHNFDCHITGWGYIDMWGTSPPVLQEALLPVVEHSVCSQPEWWGVIALKTMVCAGGDGVLSGCQGDSGGPLNCFTDGAWRVHGVVSYGPAGMCNQYRKPTVFTRVSSFLDWIYSVTRS
- the LOC101069442 gene encoding chymotrypsin-like elastase family member 2A; translated protein: MIWLVAFLSCIGLIVAKSSPTYNGDNGTVVGGQNAEPNKWKWQISVMMGSYDWNLFSPVCGGGLIDAFHIMWSASCIISSNLHDYKVVAVWGNTAHILQVAPVSVVEHPISSQPEWWGSMAQKNMVCAGGDVVVAGCQGDSGGPLSCFTDRAWRVYSVVSYGPAGMCNQYKKPTSLHQSVFLLRPELLSYQILKKHVVHTVTWSHLNKMKLHHSFCVFLHCMLSL